The Castanea sativa cultivar Marrone di Chiusa Pesio chromosome 4, ASM4071231v1 sequence GCTTGGACTCCTCAGAATTCGCGTCAAGCGCGGTGTTAATCTCGCCGTTCGTGACGTTCGTAGCAGCGACCCTTATGTTGTCATCAAGATGAACAGACAGGTCTCCTTCTTCATAatcatttctcttcttcttcttaccatATTTGTCTTTCATTAGGCTTTTTTTTGCACTGATATCTAGGAATCATATTTAGTATGTTATTCTTTTTAAGGATCCGTACGTACTATGTAATTATATTACTGTCAAGGCGTGAAACATGAGCTCATGTTATCATATGATGTACCCCTTGTTCTCTTGAAATGGTCTTGTTAGAAACAAATACAATTATGCAAGTTCTAATTAGCTGAACTGGTAAATTATTTTGTAGGAATAAGGGAGCTGTCATCGAATCCTGTGTGATGATAAAAGATAATTATTATGGAGCGGAGCCTTTTATATTAACCTGgtgataaaaaaacaataattatagAACCAAAGTATTCATTCTTCCTGTATTCTGCATCACATGAGGAAGATGATCTTGGTGGAAATTAATAATTGTGATTATCTTTAATTATTTcctataattacaaaattttaacattttagcttttttttcccccatttttttatatactaggGCAATCATAATTCCTTGGCAGATTGGTAAATTTGTGACCATATGATATCTCACaatcttcatttcatttttgcaactaagggaagattttattttttaattttgtggcATCTGATCTTAAGATCCTAATTTATGTAATtgtatttgagagagagagagagagagagagttatgcTTAAATCAGTTCCTTCACTAAACTTATTGGGTAAGTCAAAAGTGAACAACTGAAAATTAAGTAGTCTGGTCTGAAATTCACAAAACATTCATATCTGGCATTTGAGGAGGTCAATTTAAGTGTTAGTAATGATCTTTTGTATTTAATACTTACTCAATATGCTTGCAAGTTGGATTGGAGTGTATGCTGTTTACATGACAAAAAGAGATGTCCATTACAAGTTTACAACCATTGGTTTCcccttaatttgattacaacaTAATTGCTTTTTGATACAAAGTAGAATATTCATAATGATTCTAAGTGCATTGAATGTTCTAGGCAATGCTCTGCCAATTGGAAATTCTATATTCCTTTTTTCtggtttattttgtttcttattcCTTCCATTTATGAGTTAACTCAATTAATTTTATGAGGCTAGCAATATGTTTCTTTTGTTTACATTAGTTTCACTGATTTCTATGAAATCATTTTCAAGTACTTGTGGTTCAGTTCTTGCAATCAGATCTAAGCGTGAACATGTATTGCAGAAACTGAAGACACGTGTTATTAAAAAGGATGTTAATCCCGAATGGAATGAAGATCTAACTCTTTCTGTTACAGACCCTAATCATCCGATCCAgctggtaaagttttttttttttttttgtccactGCCTCATGCATAAATATGAAATCCAAATGAAAACACAGGCACTATCTTATTATGATGTGAAAACAGCTACCTCCTTGTTTGTGTAGTTTTCCATGTGCTAATACAAAGTGCAATTCCAAGTCAAAAACATGAGTTACAAACTTGTGATGATTTTAAAGAAGTCCCTATTGTTTTCTAGATACAATCAACAATGAAAGCTATATTAGGATAATCTTTTAAGTCGAAAATAACGTAAATGTTGTGTACTTGTGCTTGCATATGCAATGAAGAATGGATTAAGTTGACTTGTTAATGCTACTCTATCTTATGGTACTATTATAATTTTGGTTAACTGAGGAGTGAAGCACTGGAGCATGATTTTCCCCTTACATGCATATTTCTGTGGGCTGACTAGGCTGTCTGTTATTTCCTTGAAGAATGTTGGACTCTCACTCAGTTACTAGAAATTTcccaagaaaaaaagtaattattaatttacaCATTCATGTCTTAAGTTGTTATATTTTCCTATTCTGCTTTCTCATCCCTCAGAAATAGAAGGCAATGAAAAATTAACAGCTTCACTAGCCTATGACTTGATCTCCgttttgggggaaaaaagacTTGTGAAGAGTAACATAGATGCAGAGCCAATTCCTATACATTTTTGCCCTACCCTAATATGAAGTCAAAAATGGCAAAGCCACTTGATGAACTCTTAATTTTCTTtggcttctctctctctctcttccttttctatatttttccttttgctcTCTGCTAATTGTAATATTGAAAATCATTGTTGTTTCTTGTGATTGCAGACCGTTTATGACCATGACACATTTAGCAAAGATGACAAAATGGGAGATGCTGAGTTTGAAATCAAATCATATATAGATGCCTTGAGGATGAATTTGTCGGGCCTCCCAAGTGGCACCGTAGTGTCAAGAATACAACCAAGCAGGCAAAACTGCCTTTCTGAAGAGAGCTGCATCACGTGGACTGAAGGCAAAATGATTCAAGATCTCTGCCTCAGATTGCGAAATGTGGAATGTGGGGAAGTTGAAATCCAATTGCAGTGGATTGACCTTCCTGGTTCCAAGGGTTTATAAAGTTTATGAATGATGCTTCTTTATTTGCTTTACTTCATGCATACCGTATCAGCTCTTCTACAACCTTGCATAATGTGATGAGCTTCATGGTGGGGTTTGTTCATAGATGTGTAATGATGTGACTTTGGATGTTTTTGTATTGTCCACTGTATCCGGTTTGTAGCTCATTAATAGGGTTGAACAATTTTTGGACGTTGTTACCAAGACTGCTATGTTGTATATGCTCTATTATGGTTTGCTCCAAATCTTAGTTTCATGCACACTATCACGTAGTTCAATGTGTATTTGCAAATTATCGTAAGAAAATGATGTAAAGCACATGAAAAATGTCTGCATCATATTTGCATTTTGAGATTGATCTACTGAACTTTCATTGACAAGCACAACTTGTTAGTAGAGGTGACCAACGTTTCTGGAAATTTTAAACCATTTCACAACATCTTATGTctatgttttatttgtttgataatTCAATGTTACAACAATTGGGGGAGAGGGTATTTCAATTTTGGTTCTCCTTATGAAGGAGACTAGGCAATGCCATTGAAATGCAAAGCTCTTGGCACCTCAACCTATgttttaaaactttaattttatacatttgGCTATAAAGTGTAGTGAATTAACATTTTATGGTAACTCAAAAGTAAATATCTTTGTAACTTAACTAGTTGACACCTCTTGgtgttttcaataaaaacattcaTGGTTTAAATTCTCTTTTccaactatcgaattattatattaaaaaaaaaaaaacaaaacaaaagaagaagatgtagTGAAGGCTTTGTTTCCTAGTAAAAAATGCAACACTTCAGTCTTCTTGTTTTCATGATTATGCATTGATTTCTGgctctttttcttcatctttgttattaaaaaaaaaaataataataataataaaaggaaagaaaaaagaaacaacaacaacaacaccaattTATGTTGTCTGTAGACTCTATACGCCACTACGCTTCAATAGTCAATACAACCCGCTTAACACAATTCTTACGCTACAGCCCCCCCTCCCCTCCAAAAAAAAGCCCTTTTCTGTTTATTAATTTAGACCGGATTAATTTGAGTCAACCTGAAATTGGAAAGAGTAGCGTTGTGTGGTAAAATACACACCATTGTGATATTTATCAACGAGGCCATTCAAAACGCAGTTTCAATGTTATGTTTGGAAGAATgaatataaattgaaattagaagaaaaattacaacaaatatatatatatatatatatatatattaattttgagTTAACAACAAATGTAAATTAAACCTATTCCATCATATATATGTCCTAGTTAATTTTTGGGCCAGTGGGGATCATTGGGGCACAGATTGAGTTTATGTCCATGAAAAGCTTCAATCCCCCACCCCATTCTCAgggtttttataatttatattcttGGACTTTAATGTTAGTGTTAATTTAGtcataatttcaatttgaacAATCCAAATAATTTAGAGTGCTTTGGTTGgatataaaaatgaaatgataTTCTCATCTTAGTAATTGTAGGGTACAAAattggaaggaaaagaaaatcaaagagagGGAAAGGTGATTACTTTGACTTACCTTGTGGACATAGTAGATAAGGctttttgttcatttatttagTTGTGGAAGTTTGAGATATATTGTTTAAAATCACCCTCTTCAGGGTTGGGCCAGCTCCTAATAGAAGATAATGTTTTTGGGCTTGTTAGCATTGATCTGTTTCCGCTTGCTTCGCAAAGAGCTAAATTAataattcacaaatatttttggCCCATTTTACATGTCCTCTGGAATTGAACTATGCAACGTTATATTATATGGGATCTTTCTCTCTCCTGGTTGATTCCAGATGTTGCACTTGATATATTGCAGTTTCGGAAGccaaaagaatatatatgaaCCCTggaccttttttaaaaaaagaaaaatttataattttttttaatcaataataCATTAAGAAAAATTGGGTCCTCTCAAAAGCCATGGTTTCCTTCTCCCTAAAATCCGCCACTAGattgaaaaagtatttttcACTAGTAAATTAGGTAAGGACAATTCATTAACAAACCCTTGCCACCTATTGTTAAGACCCCATTTGGCAAAGCAACGAGGTCCAAATTAGCTTTGCCATATGGGGTCTTAACAATAGGTGGCAAGGGTTTTGTTAATAAATTGTCCTTTACCTAATTTGCTAATCAGTTTGTTATATATACTATGTAAGACTTAATTTAAATCCTCATCTTTTGGTCCTAATATTACCCAGAATATTTGTAAACTAAATGAAATGTGCAgtcataaaaattttctccaaGTTTCCCTCAACACAAATACACTAGCAATGGTTGGGTAAATCGTTTCAATTTAGAACTTAGCCCTAACTATAtgtagggtgtgtttggataccgtttattttgctgaaaactaaaaactgaaaacattgtagcaaaataatatagtgtagtgggacccatttttaatgaaagtttgtgtgaaaaaagaggtttgtgggtctcGTAAACAATGCACCGAACCCACTGATAGACGTGATGGAACGCTtctcaattattaaaaaaaaactgaaaacgcagCCGCTATCTAAACGCTACTGTAGTTTCGCTCTGTAAATAGACATAATGAGCTTGCATTTGCCTTACTCTATTAAGCTACATATTTAGTCTTAGTTATTAGACCAAAAAATATGATGTAATGGGCGTATCATGTATGTAACGCCCCTCTCATATAGGGTGGTTAGAGACCTTATTGACAACTAAAGGTAAAACCAACAAGAAAGCTCTTTTCatgtaaatattataaaaataaaaaagaagaagagaagagaggaagCCTTTATTTGTCAAATGCGGTGTCCATTTTTCATTTGTAAGAAtacatgaaaaagaaatgaTGATTGATATTTGACTAAACTTgctcaaacccaaaaccatGATCAGGTCCAGGTTTGCATGTCTCATGAGATGGTAGCAAATagaatctaaaaaagaaaagaaagcttgAGTTGAAAACATTGGCATTCAAGTATGACTTATGCTCCCTTAGACATTAAAGGTGTTTGGAAAATgagtaatttttcaaaaatcatttttttaaaaattctctcattttcttataTTGGTAGTAACTTTGAAAATGAGctgaaaaacatttttagatgagataaagttattttccaaaaatttttaccaaaaaataacctcttaaaaataagtcatattttTAAGAAggttttttgttaatttttctttaaactattttttttcctaatactacaaaaaacaaaaacaaaaatatatatatgaaaaactaTCTTCTTTTTGCTAAACATATGAAAAACTATCTTCTTATAAGGTTTACTACAGACACAATAATAGAGCATACATTAAATGAACTTAAATCAAAATAGTCACCAATTCCAAAgagtattttttctttttttgatacaagatagaattttactctaacctaatctaagtgtatatgtgtgtaaagcttcctcttgaagacttgaaccccggctcttaccccccacactcccacaaacacttatacttgtggagtaaccatcgcaccaagggtatgcGTGGTCCAAAGAGTAAAAAGATGAGAATAACATTAACTTGTTTTTAGGTAATTATCATCCATAGATAAAGACTAACAAAAGAAATGTAGGTAATTATTGAGTACTTttagagtaccataaatgcgtactctctcTTCTCACAAAACTGTGGATTTCACAAATTAAATCTATGGTGAGACCCACAATTCACATGACGTAAGAGGATATAAGATGatggagtacgcatttataatACTCCTGGATTCCAATAATTTTCCAAGAAATGTGCACAAGCCACAAAGTCCACAATTTGCTTACAAATCCAGATATCATCCCAAATGAAGGTTACGTTACATACAACAATTAATATTTCCGTTTATTCAACTATGGCCATTCATTGGGCATTGGCCAAGTGAAACCGTTTTAggaatttttactctaaaataTGGAAGAGTTCTTaaacttgtttttatttatttattattttttaaaaattaaaaattaaaaatttttaaaattattttttaatgtgtcaCCGGACATTCGCCTGTATGGCCTATGACCGATATTAGTgctagattattattattattattattattattattattatgaaagtGCTAGATCACTATTAGGCCAATGCCAAAGTATGGTTTTAAGCGTTTTAATGCAAATTTGTGGATCTTTTAAATTGGTCAATTAGAATACCTTTCCCTGATTTATGGCCATTAATGCTATTATACACACTACTCAAAAAAACACATGCGTGTGATATTGAATATTATCACTTCTATACAATTAATCGACCAATAAAATTATCTAAGATTATCCTCTACTAGTTCCTAAGCAAAGTCAATGTTAGATGTTTTGGAATTCAATGTGTTTCCACACAAAATGTCCCAATCTCCAACAAAGCAAATGCCACTTTATACGCGGTAGACTAGGAACAATACCAATGCAAAATAACATCCTTTTTGCTAACATTTAAGAAACTTTTTGTACCCTTTATATCTTTAATTAATTGCTTTTCATTCCCATGAAATTGGTTTTCCTTATCCACATGGGGTGCTCATTCACCCATAGCATGTGTGCAAAGAATTATATGAATTCTTTTTGGTGcttctttttctaataaattagctcaataaaaaaaaaaaatctttttctttttttaatgttttcaattcTATACGCAAGAAATGTAGTACAGAATCAGCCAAACAATAAAGCAAATATACCAGCAGTGCATATATTCTCTATTCTAAATAAAGAGTCCCaacaagaaagggaaaaaattgtCGTTATATAACTTATATTATGATGGGTCCAAGTGAGATGAGGTGAATTATAAGTATGTGCTAAATTTTAAGTGCCGGTAAAAaggtttatttaaaaaaatattttatgtatgaGATTCAATTCTTTAACAATTACCAAAAGATGTGATAA is a genomic window containing:
- the LOC142630959 gene encoding protein C2-DOMAIN ABA-RELATED 4-like; protein product: MATEESPRRRISSPDKSGRSSSTSLMENLLGLLRIRVKRGVNLAVRDVRSSDPYVVIKMNRQKLKTRVIKKDVNPEWNEDLTLSVTDPNHPIQLTVYDHDTFSKDDKMGDAEFEIKSYIDALRMNLSGLPSGTVVSRIQPSRQNCLSEESCITWTEGKMIQDLCLRLRNVECGEVEIQLQWIDLPGSKGL